The Bombus vancouverensis nearcticus chromosome 12, iyBomVanc1_principal, whole genome shotgun sequence genome contains a region encoding:
- the trsn gene encoding translin isoform X2, with amino-acid sequence MVKILFMLKEIRAIVRELEKNSRDILVILQNIHNEDNFKENSILQEYCTKSRALFEDVRKNYTRLADAVPKNQYYKYHDQWRFVTQKLCFLASLIIYLEIKVLLSKDTAAEMLGVSNDREDGFHLDLEDYLMGLLQLSTELSRFAINSVTSGDYNRPIEIARFINDLSAGFRLLNLKNDALRKRFDGLKYAAKKVEEVVYDLSIRGLKPNSATEDTK; translated from the exons atggttaaaattctttttatgCTAAAGGAAATCCGTGCTATTGTAAGAGAACTTGAAAAGAACTCCAGGGACATTTTGGTGATATTGCAAAACATACATAATGAAGATAACTTTAAAGAAAACTCAA TTTTACAGGAATATTGTACAAAATCAAGAGCATTGTTTGAAGATGTACGTAAGAACTATACAAGACTTGCAGATGCCGTGCCAAAAAACCAGTATTACAAATATCATGATCAATGGCGTTTTGTCACGCAAAAATTATGTTTCTTAGCatctttaataatatatttagaaattaaagttCTACTTAGCAAAGACACTGCTGCAGAAATGTTAGGAG TTAGTAATGATAGAGAGGATGGTTTCCATTTGGACTTAGAAGACTACCTAATGGGACTATTACAATTGTCTACAGAATTG aGTCGTTTTGCTATAAATAGTGTCACTAGTGGTGATTATAATCGACCTATAGAAATAGCACGATTTATAAATGATCTAAGTGCAGGCTTTAGActcttaaatttgaaaaatgatgCTCTAAGAAAACGTTTTGATGGCTTAAAATATGCGGCTAAAAAGGTAGAAGAAGTGGTTTATGATCTCAGTATACGAGGTTTGAAACCAAATTCAGCTACTGAAGATAcaaagtaa
- the LOC117155390 gene encoding LOW QUALITY PROTEIN: glyoxylate/hydroxypyruvate reductase A (The sequence of the model RefSeq protein was modified relative to this genomic sequence to represent the inferred CDS: inserted 2 bases in 2 codons; substituted 5 bases at 5 genomic stop codons) has protein sequence MTQSIAILSVIPRLSYHLXVQLPNLTIFDILPDKFDTLSKLQSADTVVADCNLLLPYTDKLPSIKWTQTTWAGIKSLASNLRXKDKNYAVXNFSDKSLASAMSEYVIAHIFIFECDQRQQYQNQKDKEWITDGKISDHRLICDLFXSILRLGNIGKTIAKKLKMFGATIWEVTRTPLKENLNYLDEHRTIAHLSEILTNYDYIINVLPPTSSILGLLNRNILQNCKNHGNVLINIGXGKIIKAIDLLNALEQQWISRTILDVFTEEPLPKESKLXTLTQVIITPHISGINRAKDVTKYFVXNYQRYIKSAKLQNITNLQDGY, from the exons ATGACGCAGAGTATTGCAATTCTTTCTGTGATTCCTAGGTTATCTTACCATCTTTGAGTTCAACTTCCAAACTTaacaatatttgatattttgc cagatAAATTTGATACACTGTCAAAATTACAAAGTGCAGATACAGTTGTAGCTGATTGTAATTTGCTTTTACCATATACAGATAAGTTACCATCTATAAAATGGACACAAACAACATGGGCTGGTATCAAATCACTAGCTTCAAATCTgagataaaaagataaaaattatgcAG GCAATTTCTCAGACAAAAGTCTAGCTTCAGCTATGTCCGAGTATGTAATtgcacatatttttatttttgaatgtGATCAGAGACAGCAATATCAAAATCAAAAAGATAAAGAGTGGATAACAGATGGGAAAATTTCTGATCACAGACTTATTTGTGATTTGT GGAGTATTCTACGTTTAGGAAATATTGGGAAGACAA ttgcaaaaaaattaaaaatgtttggAGCCACCATATGGGAAGTGACGAGAACACCACTTAAAGAGAACTTAAATTATCTTGATGAACATAGAACAATTGCACATTTGTCTGAAATACTCACaaattatgattatattattaatGTTTTACCACCTACATCTAGTATTTTAGGTTTGTTAAACAGAAATATATTACAGAATTGTAAAAATCATGGCAATGTTCTTATCAATATAGGTTGAGGTAAAATAATTAAAGCGATAGATTTATTAAATGCACTTGAGCAACAATGGATTTCAAGAACTATTTTAGATGTTTTTACAGAAGAACCATTGCCAAAAGAAAGTAAATTGTGAACATTAACACAA GTTATCATTACACCACATATCTCAGGTATAAATCGTGCTAAAGatgtaacaaaatattttgtttaaaattatcaaaGATATATTAAAAGtgcaaaattgcaaaatataacaaatttacaagATGGTTATTAA
- the trsn gene encoding translin isoform X3, protein MEIRAIVRELEKNSRDILVILQNIHNEDNFKENSILQEYCTKSRALFEDVRKNYTRLADAVPKNQYYKYHDQWRFVTQKLCFLASLIIYLEIKVLLSKDTAAEMLGVSNDREDGFHLDLEDYLMGLLQLSTELSRFAINSVTSGDYNRPIEIARFINDLSAGFRLLNLKNDALRKRFDGLKYAAKKVEEVVYDLSIRGLKPNSATEDTK, encoded by the exons ATG GAAATCCGTGCTATTGTAAGAGAACTTGAAAAGAACTCCAGGGACATTTTGGTGATATTGCAAAACATACATAATGAAGATAACTTTAAAGAAAACTCAA TTTTACAGGAATATTGTACAAAATCAAGAGCATTGTTTGAAGATGTACGTAAGAACTATACAAGACTTGCAGATGCCGTGCCAAAAAACCAGTATTACAAATATCATGATCAATGGCGTTTTGTCACGCAAAAATTATGTTTCTTAGCatctttaataatatatttagaaattaaagttCTACTTAGCAAAGACACTGCTGCAGAAATGTTAGGAG TTAGTAATGATAGAGAGGATGGTTTCCATTTGGACTTAGAAGACTACCTAATGGGACTATTACAATTGTCTACAGAATTG aGTCGTTTTGCTATAAATAGTGTCACTAGTGGTGATTATAATCGACCTATAGAAATAGCACGATTTATAAATGATCTAAGTGCAGGCTTTAGActcttaaatttgaaaaatgatgCTCTAAGAAAACGTTTTGATGGCTTAAAATATGCGGCTAAAAAGGTAGAAGAAGTGGTTTATGATCTCAGTATACGAGGTTTGAAACCAAATTCAGCTACTGAAGATAcaaagtaa
- the trsn gene encoding translin isoform X1 produces MGDRIAEIFNSFQAYLVNEEILREEIRAIVRELEKNSRDILVILQNIHNEDNFKENSILQEYCTKSRALFEDVRKNYTRLADAVPKNQYYKYHDQWRFVTQKLCFLASLIIYLEIKVLLSKDTAAEMLGVSNDREDGFHLDLEDYLMGLLQLSTELSRFAINSVTSGDYNRPIEIARFINDLSAGFRLLNLKNDALRKRFDGLKYAAKKVEEVVYDLSIRGLKPNSATEDTK; encoded by the exons ATGGGTGACAGAATAGCAGAAATCTTTAATTCTTTTCAGGCTTACTTAGTCAACGAAGAAATATTGCGTGAA GAAATCCGTGCTATTGTAAGAGAACTTGAAAAGAACTCCAGGGACATTTTGGTGATATTGCAAAACATACATAATGAAGATAACTTTAAAGAAAACTCAA TTTTACAGGAATATTGTACAAAATCAAGAGCATTGTTTGAAGATGTACGTAAGAACTATACAAGACTTGCAGATGCCGTGCCAAAAAACCAGTATTACAAATATCATGATCAATGGCGTTTTGTCACGCAAAAATTATGTTTCTTAGCatctttaataatatatttagaaattaaagttCTACTTAGCAAAGACACTGCTGCAGAAATGTTAGGAG TTAGTAATGATAGAGAGGATGGTTTCCATTTGGACTTAGAAGACTACCTAATGGGACTATTACAATTGTCTACAGAATTG aGTCGTTTTGCTATAAATAGTGTCACTAGTGGTGATTATAATCGACCTATAGAAATAGCACGATTTATAAATGATCTAAGTGCAGGCTTTAGActcttaaatttgaaaaatgatgCTCTAAGAAAACGTTTTGATGGCTTAAAATATGCGGCTAAAAAGGTAGAAGAAGTGGTTTATGATCTCAGTATACGAGGTTTGAAACCAAATTCAGCTACTGAAGATAcaaagtaa